The proteins below are encoded in one region of Glandiceps talaboti chromosome 17, keGlaTala1.1, whole genome shotgun sequence:
- the LOC144448096 gene encoding galanin receptor 2b-like: MAEVNSTDSSQANGTIEDILFNVAIGVVGVLGIVGNALVCLVFFRVKSLRTVTNLFILNQSLIDITISIVFILSYLGPTLDPLPSNNNGTIFCKLWVSLYPLWSLFDSSSLNLAAISVERYFAIVHPVLHHNKVTKKRVLIVMTFIWFSGFLVEWFWPYVHFIKDGVCTNEWDDEHLERFVGVIVFVVEYALPMSVFVFCYVKIFTTLRKKVKEQQAHSISSNQGGTLSKASKNVTKTLCVVVVTYFLCWTVPSLAYFQNWVFGGPLDWNGPFYKFTVVSVFCNVCCNPIIYALMWDHFRKGLNKTFSCTAKGNRVGPEESAETPT, encoded by the coding sequence ATGGCTGAAGTCAATAGTACTGACTCGTCTCAAGCAAATGGCACGATTGAAGATATTTTGTTCAATGTAGCAATTGGAGTTGTTGGCGTTCTCGGAATTGTTGGTAATGCATTAGTGTGTCTTGTATTTTTTCGAGTCAAGTCTCTGCGAACTGTCACCAACCTGTTCATCCTTAATCAGTCTCTGATCGATATAACTATATCTATCGTGTTCATATTAAGTTACCTCGGACCTACACTAGATCCGTTGCCAAGCAATAACAATGGAACTATATTTTGCAAGTTATGGGTTTCGTTATACCCTCTTTGGTCTTTGTTTGATTCGTCATCTTTAAATCTTGCTGCTATATCAGTGGAGCGATACTTTGCTATAGTCCATCCTGTTCTACACCACAATAAAGTCACGAAGAAACGCGTGCTGATTGTGATGACTTTTATTTGGTTTTCTGGATTTCTCGTGGAATGGTTCTGGCCATATGTTCACTTTATAAAAGATGGCGTATGTACCAATGAATGGGACGATGAACATCTGGAGAGATTCGTTGGTGTCATTGTCTTCGTCGTCGAGTATGCTCTACCGATGTCTGTCTTCGTATTCTGTTATGTGAAGATATTTACAACGTTGCGCAAAAAGGTCAAAGAGCAACAAGCGCATTCCATTTCTTCTAATCAGGGTGGAACATTATCGAAGGCGTCGAAGAATGTTACAAAGACACTTTGTGTAGTTGTTGTCACGTACTTCCTGTGCTGGACTGTGCCGTCACTCGCATACTTTCAGAACTGGGTATTTGGCGGTCCCCTTGACTGGAATGGACcattttataaattcactgtTGTATCTgtcttttgtaatgtatgttGCAATCCTATTATTTATGCACTAATGTGGGACCACTTTAGGAAAGGGCTTAATAAGACATTCAGCTGTACAGCAAAAGGTAATAGAGTTGGCCCTGAAGAGAGTGCGGAAACACCAACATAG